One Novipirellula galeiformis DNA segment encodes these proteins:
- a CDS encoding AAA family ATPase produces MTILPESKSPPTPTALLDKINEVRKALQNVIRGKTDVIDTVLIALLAEGSLLLEDVPGVGKTTLAKSIARLIDLEFHRIQCTPDLLPADMLGSNIFKPSSGTFEFRAGPIFSNLLIADEINRASPRTQSALLEAMAESQVTIDAKRYVLKRPFLVIATQNPSGFEGTFPLPESQLDRFLMRLSMEYPDRESEVELLLEQAASDPSSALQPVMTADELTALQTFVRKVKVDRKAAMYIVEIAAATRTDSRLRVGVSPRGSKMLLRATQARAVLLGRNYVLPDDIQNLASSVLSHRVSTRNVTSTSAETTQIIADLINTIKVPV; encoded by the coding sequence ATGACCATATTACCGGAATCAAAATCGCCCCCTACGCCCACCGCGTTGCTCGATAAGATCAACGAGGTTCGCAAGGCGTTACAGAATGTCATTCGGGGTAAAACCGATGTGATTGACACGGTGTTGATCGCGTTGCTCGCGGAGGGATCTCTGCTGTTGGAAGATGTCCCGGGCGTGGGAAAAACGACGCTCGCCAAATCAATCGCGCGCTTGATCGATCTTGAATTCCACCGCATCCAATGCACTCCCGACCTGCTGCCCGCAGACATGCTCGGCAGCAACATTTTCAAACCCTCGTCGGGAACCTTCGAATTTCGCGCGGGTCCGATTTTCAGCAATTTGTTAATCGCAGACGAAATCAATCGAGCGTCACCACGGACTCAGAGCGCCCTGCTCGAAGCGATGGCAGAATCGCAAGTCACCATCGATGCCAAACGGTACGTGCTGAAGCGTCCCTTCCTTGTCATCGCGACGCAAAACCCTTCCGGGTTTGAAGGCACGTTTCCGTTGCCGGAGTCTCAACTCGATCGTTTCCTGATGCGTTTGTCGATGGAATATCCCGATCGTGAAAGCGAAGTCGAATTGCTGCTTGAACAAGCCGCCTCGGACCCATCCTCGGCGCTCCAACCGGTGATGACCGCCGACGAATTGACGGCGTTGCAAACCTTCGTGCGGAAAGTCAAAGTCGATCGCAAAGCCGCCATGTATATCGTCGAAATCGCCGCCGCGACTCGTACGGATTCGCGACTGCGCGTCGGCGTTAGCCCGCGGGGATCCAAAATGCTGTTGCGAGCGACTCAAGCCCGAGCGGTATTGCTAGGTCGCAACTATGTGCTTCCCGACGACATACAAAACTTGGCATCGAGCGTCCTTTCTCATCGCGTTTCCACTCGCAATGTCACCTCCACCTCCGCGGAAACCACCCAAATCATTGCTGATCTAATCAACACAATCAAAGTGCCCGTCTAG
- a CDS encoding prenyltransferase/squalene oxidase repeat-containing protein, with protein MGPNSTQPNGVSQAAPPVVPSGIGSAKSLRWRDELPTFEKAKPQPEGASPSGDPPDAESDEQEGPSTEERIVKGAPPWLISTVIHLVLLLALALISTPAGDAISRVLLEIGQSEAKAEVNFTEFVVDPSDVLAEASDFETDQEVMVDIPSIFDDTNDSALSDLSMLEIGTGPAIEIARPMFNGRSGAMKSTLLALYGGTKETQQAVELGLAWLSRNQASDGGWSKRGPYADGGVAENRTAATAMALLAFLGDGNTHLKGPYAANVDKGIKYLVKQQSRSGFMAKDARGHEQAYAQAQATIVLCELYGMSKDSWLRDKAQVAIEYAQEAQSEQGGWRYYPKSDSDTSITGWFVLALESGSSAGLEVNRSVLYNVEGYLDLAQSSGGAQYGYQPRSRPSPAMTAEGLLCRQYLGWPRNHEPMIRGIDALWEVAPFDYNDRDGYYWYYATQLLHHYGGEPWKRWNEKMRVELPAKQESRGRERGSWDPQGDRWGDHGRLYATCFSLFCLEVYYRHMPLYAGHAIE; from the coding sequence GTGGGCCCAAATTCAACCCAACCCAATGGCGTGAGCCAAGCGGCGCCGCCCGTCGTTCCGAGTGGGATCGGCTCGGCAAAATCGTTGCGCTGGCGAGATGAATTACCAACGTTCGAAAAAGCAAAACCGCAGCCGGAGGGGGCATCCCCCAGTGGTGACCCGCCCGACGCCGAATCGGATGAGCAGGAAGGGCCGTCCACCGAAGAGAGAATCGTCAAGGGCGCGCCGCCTTGGTTGATCAGCACCGTCATCCACTTGGTGTTGTTGTTGGCACTGGCCCTGATCTCGACTCCGGCGGGCGATGCGATCAGTCGCGTGCTGCTGGAAATCGGACAGAGTGAAGCGAAAGCAGAGGTCAACTTTACCGAGTTCGTGGTCGACCCCAGCGATGTTCTGGCGGAAGCGTCGGATTTCGAGACCGACCAAGAGGTGATGGTCGATATCCCTTCGATCTTTGATGACACCAACGATTCAGCGTTGTCGGATTTGTCGATGCTCGAAATCGGCACTGGCCCCGCGATTGAGATTGCTCGGCCGATGTTCAATGGACGTTCCGGAGCGATGAAGTCGACGTTGTTGGCGCTCTACGGGGGAACCAAAGAGACGCAGCAGGCGGTCGAACTGGGATTGGCATGGCTGAGCCGCAACCAAGCCAGTGATGGGGGCTGGAGCAAGCGTGGGCCGTACGCGGACGGCGGAGTCGCCGAAAACCGAACGGCCGCGACCGCGATGGCGCTGTTGGCCTTTCTGGGCGATGGCAACACGCACCTCAAAGGACCCTATGCCGCGAATGTGGACAAAGGGATTAAGTATTTGGTGAAACAACAATCGCGTAGTGGTTTCATGGCCAAAGACGCACGCGGCCACGAGCAAGCGTACGCCCAGGCCCAGGCCACCATCGTGCTCTGTGAATTGTATGGGATGAGCAAGGATTCATGGTTGAGAGATAAGGCACAAGTTGCAATCGAATACGCCCAAGAGGCTCAAAGTGAGCAAGGGGGATGGCGTTATTATCCCAAGTCCGATTCGGACACCTCGATTACGGGATGGTTTGTGTTGGCCTTGGAAAGTGGATCGTCAGCGGGTTTGGAAGTGAATCGCAGTGTGTTGTACAACGTCGAAGGCTATCTCGATCTGGCTCAGTCCAGCGGCGGGGCTCAGTACGGCTACCAACCTCGTAGTCGCCCCAGTCCGGCCATGACCGCCGAAGGTTTGTTGTGCCGCCAATACCTCGGTTGGCCGCGAAACCATGAACCGATGATCCGAGGAATCGATGCGTTATGGGAAGTAGCTCCGTTCGACTACAACGACCGCGATGGATATTACTGGTACTACGCGACTCAGTTGTTGCATCACTACGGCGGGGAGCCTTGGAAACGCTGGAATGAAAAGATGCGCGTCGAATTACCCGCCAAGCAAGAGTCGCGAGGCCGCGAGCGGGGAAGTTGGGATCCCCAGGGCGACCGCTGGGGCGATCATGGGCGGTTGTATGCGACCTGCTTTTCGTTGTTCTGTTTAGAAGTTTACTACCGCCACATGCCGCTCTATGCCGGGCACGCGATCGAGTAA
- a CDS encoding DUF58 domain-containing protein, which produces MQSIVLEKESWTKRLPQTIVSVVTFPLRTAAMVRRSATIASISLLLFTIVSINVLWGYPWSGIFAACISTLAIGLCANQFMQPRLNMNVSLPRSIEAEQTFGFRVHLRNRRRLPALQLVADLDLPPENDPSLRSRKPRNQDHPSHCAYEVLSDASPIPKIGPGESVTADVKMRFWKRGIHTMPDMTVKSMFPFCLFEYTTRIPSQSTVAVTPKRLYQADDSAARGQLSELAAWISTVAAADTSDYAGSREYQYGMPVQRWDYASWARLGKPIVQEFQSPRVQTVCLIVDTAVEPHHGGPSTLPGSTLPGSTLPGSALPGKEATRTSDANPRLSAETIETVFSFAATCLTELFQRKVSVKMLIAGESIETADDPHALLDNAHDLEAMLIRLAMARHTPAGLANQHLEAAIASMPKTPTLLLSARQHFPAIVANAACKRIFVP; this is translated from the coding sequence ATGCAATCGATCGTGTTAGAGAAAGAGAGCTGGACGAAGCGACTTCCACAGACCATTGTCTCGGTCGTCACGTTTCCGCTACGCACCGCGGCAATGGTTCGCCGCTCGGCCACAATCGCTTCGATCTCGCTGCTGCTATTCACCATTGTCTCAATAAACGTGTTATGGGGTTATCCATGGAGCGGCATCTTTGCTGCGTGCATTTCCACCCTTGCCATCGGCTTGTGCGCCAACCAATTCATGCAACCGCGATTGAACATGAACGTTTCACTTCCGCGAAGTATCGAAGCGGAACAGACCTTCGGTTTCCGTGTCCACCTGCGGAACCGACGCCGTTTGCCAGCCCTGCAATTGGTAGCCGACCTCGACTTGCCCCCTGAAAACGACCCGTCGCTGCGATCCAGGAAGCCACGAAACCAAGACCACCCCTCGCACTGCGCTTACGAAGTGCTCTCCGACGCATCGCCAATCCCCAAAATCGGACCGGGCGAATCAGTAACCGCGGATGTCAAGATGCGATTCTGGAAACGCGGTATTCACACGATGCCCGATATGACGGTGAAGTCGATGTTCCCATTCTGTTTATTCGAATACACAACACGGATCCCCAGCCAAAGCACCGTTGCGGTCACCCCCAAACGACTTTATCAAGCGGACGATTCGGCCGCCCGTGGTCAACTTTCGGAGCTAGCGGCATGGATCAGCACGGTCGCCGCTGCCGACACAAGCGACTACGCCGGAAGCCGAGAGTATCAATACGGCATGCCTGTGCAACGCTGGGACTATGCGTCATGGGCTCGACTCGGGAAACCGATCGTCCAAGAGTTTCAATCGCCGAGAGTCCAAACCGTGTGCCTGATCGTCGACACCGCCGTCGAGCCTCATCATGGGGGACCATCTACATTGCCTGGGTCTACATTGCCTGGGTCTACGTTGCCTGGGTCTGCATTGCCTGGGAAAGAGGCAACACGCACCTCCGATGCAAACCCAAGACTCTCCGCAGAGACGATCGAAACGGTTTTTTCGTTCGCGGCAACGTGTTTGACCGAACTTTTTCAGCGCAAGGTGAGCGTGAAGATGTTGATTGCGGGCGAGTCGATCGAAACGGCCGATGATCCCCACGCATTGCTGGACAACGCACATGATCTCGAAGCGATGTTGATCCGCTTAGCGATGGCCCGGCACACCCCAGCGGGATTGGCAAATCAGCATCTCGAAGCGGCGATTGCGTCGATGCCCAAAACGCCGACGCTGCTGCTCAGCGCGCGGCAACATTTTCCCGCGATCGTCGCCAATGCCGCCTGCAAGCGGATCTTTGTTCCCTAG